A window of Phytoactinopolyspora mesophila genomic DNA:
CCAGCAGCACGGCTGCCCGCAGCGCCTCGGCGCGGTCGACAGCCGAAAGCTTCGGCCGGGAATCGAGTTCATTCAGCACGTTGTTCAACCGCGCCATGGCCTCCTCGAGATCACCATCGACGTCGATCTCCCCAGCTACCCACGCGCGGGCCAAGCCGAGCTCGTCCGGCTGCCACATGACCCGCCGCAGGGCACGGCGAGACTTCACCACCACAACCGGGCCGTCTACCGGGCCAGCGCTCGAGCCGTCCCACGCCCGAAGCCGCACCGGAAGCGACCGATCCAGAACACGTTCGATCAGATCGGCGATCCGGCCGGCCGCTCCAGCAGCCGACATGTCATTTCCTCCCTCAGTCCTCCAGTCTTACCCACCCGCGAGGATCTCGCGCGCCTCACAGCGGAGATCAGTTGGACCCATCCCGTTGTGATCTCTTCGGCGTCGCGGCACGGCGGAACTCTTCGCGGGGCATCCGCATGCGGCCCAATGTCACCACTTCGCGGCGGAAGAGCAACGCCATAGTCCAGTCGACGAGCACCCGGGCTTTGCGGTTGAACGTCGGCATCTTGCTCATGTGATAGGTGCGATGCATGAACCACGCGGGGAATCCCTTGACCTTCACGCCGTACACGTGAGCGACGCCCTTGTACAGCCCGAGGCTGGCCACCGAGCCGACGTACTTGTGCCGGTACTCCTTGGGCTGGCCGCCGTTCAGCGTTGCCGCGATGTTCTTCGCCAGCAGTTTGGCCTGGCGGACCGCGTGCTGGGCATTAGGTGCGCACAACGCGTCCGGGTCGTCGTCGGTGAGATCCGGAACGGCAGCGTTGTCGCCCGCCGCCCACGCGTCATCGAGTCCCGCGACACGCATAGTGGCCGCGCAGCTGACCCGCCCCCGATCGTCGATCGGGAGGTCGCTGTCGGCGAGCACCGGGTTTGCCTTCACCCCGGCCGTCCAGACGATGGTGTCCGCGTCGAACGGCTTGCCCTTCGAGAGCACCACATGTCCGTCGACGCATGACTCGAGGAACGTCTTGAGCCGGATCTCGATGCCGCGTTTGCTCAGCTCCTCGACCGTGTAGACCCCCATCTCATCGCCCACCTCGGGCAGGATGCGATCAGCGGCGTCGACGAGCACCCAGCGCATGTCTTTGGCGCCGATCTGCGGATAGTAGCGGCGCGCATACTGCGCCATGTTCTCCAGCTCGCCGAGCGCTTCGGCGCCGGCGAATCCACCCCCGACGAACACGAACGTCAGCGCGCGGCGACGGACGTCCTCATCCGTGGTGGAAGCGGCGATATCCAGCCGGTCGAGAACGTGGTTACGCAGCGCGATCGCTTCTTCGACCTGCTTGAAGCCGATACCGTTGTCAGCCAGGCCGGGAATGGGCAGCGTCCGGGGTATGGAGCCCAGCGCGACGACGAGGATGTCGTACTCGAGCTGGTAGGGCTCGCCGGCCTCGGGTTCGATCGTCACGGCTTTGTCGCCATGGGCGATCGAGGTGATCCGGCCGGTGATGACGTCGCACTTGCGCAGCACGCGGCGCAGCGGCACGACGACGTGCCGGGGTTCCAAGGCGCCGGCCGACGCCTCGGGCAGGAACGGCTGGTAGGTCATATAGGAGCGGGGATCAACGACCGTGATCCGGGCCTGGCCCCGGCGCAGCTTCTTCTGCAGGCCCAGTGCCGTGTACATGCCGACGTAGCCGCCGCCCAGGATCAAGATGTGTGGAACTCTGTCTCGGGTCATCTTCACTCTGTACCCCTGGCTTCTCGATGCAAGACGAGTAATGGCGCGCCGTTGCAAGCCACTCCGGGTTCGTTCTCCCGGCACGGTTCCACACTATCGAGCTTGTGAACACATTCACAAGCCGTTTGGTGAATGATCTCGGCACAACTATGCGACCCGAAGGCGGCGAGTTCGCCCCGGCCTCCCCTGGGGCCCAGCCTGTCGGTGATCGTTGCGACGTCAGGTCAGCTGCCGCTTGCCCTCGGCGATCATCTCGAGCCCGCGCAGCCAGTCCGCGCCCTCTCCCGCCGGACCGGTGACGAGTTCATCGACCCCGACGTCGAGGTAGGCCCCTAAGGCGTCGACCACCTGCCCAACGCTCTGCGCGATCGGGATCCGCGCGGCCTCCTCGGCCGTGATAAAGCCCTCAGCCACCAACCCCGCCGCCCGCTCATCGCGGGCCTTGCCGGCCGCGCCCGCGACTCCGAGCGTCACCTCGGGTGCGACGGTCACCCGCGGCATCGGCATCCCGACTTCAGCCGCGATCTCCCGAAGCCGGTCTAGTCCAGGCCGCAACGTCTCCGGACCACCGCTGCCCGCGCCCCCGCCGAACCAACCGCCGTGCCGGACCGCCCGAGCCAGCACGGCGTCGGCGTTGCCGGCGATGCGCAACGGCGGCATCGGCGTGGCCGGCTGCAATGCGATCGGAACCCCGGCACCGTCGGGATCCACCTTCTCACCCGCCACCAGGCGCGGCAGCGTGTCGAGGGCGTCATCCAGCCACGGGCCACGGCGTTTCGTCGGCGCACGAACGGCCCGCCAGAAGGGCTCTCCGGTGAATCCGCCGATCCCCGTGCCCAGCACCAGCCGGTTGCCGGAGATGTACTGCAGGGTCTGAACCTGGGTTGCGGTCCAGGCGAGTTGTCGCAACGGCAATGCGAGGATGCAGGTCCCCAGTTCGATCCGGTTCGTCGCCCCGGCGGCGGCCGCGAGCACCGTCATCGGCTCGAGGGCCGGACGAGAGTCGCCGGTGATCACGTCCGGAACCCAGACGGAGTCAAGGCCCGCCTGCTCGACTTCACGCGCCGCCGCCGGGACGTTGTCCAACGTGCTGGCGTCGTCTCCGACCTCGGCAATGATGCTGAGTGTGATCCCAATGTGTGGGGTTGATGCGGTGCCGTCAGCAGGCATGTCGACGTTCTCCGTTCGCCCGCTCGATCTATCCACCCAAGCGTCAAACATGAACCAAAGTTCAAGTCAAACCGGAGACAGCTACGTGCGCCACTTCAATACCGCCAGGTGGCGTTAAAGCCGGATATGGCTGCGAATCGCCATCTGGCGGTATTGAAGTCGGAGGAAAACCGCGTCACATCAGCGGTGCAGTGCCTTCCGGGCCAGCCAGTTGCCGAGCATCTGAGCAAGCTGGACAAGAAGGATGATCACGACGACGGTCACGAACGTCACTTCCCAGTTGAACCGCTGATAGCCGTAGACGATCGCGAAGTCGCCGAGCCCGCCGCCACCCACATAGCCGGCCAGCGCCGACATGTCGATGATGCCGATCAGCAGGAACGTGTACCCCAGGATCAGCGGCGCGAGCGCCTCCGGGATGAGCACCGTCATGATGATGCGCATCCTGGACGCGCCCATCGCCCGGGCCGCCTCGATCACGCCGGGGTCCGTAGCCACCAGGTTCTGCTCGACGATGCGTGCCGTGACGAAGGTCGCCATGATCGACATAGCGAAGATGACGGCGTCGTTGCCGATGGTGGTACCGATGGTCGCCAACGTCAGCGGCCCCACAGCCGTGATGAAGATGATGAACGGGATCGGCCGGACGATGTTGACCGCGACGTTCAGGACGGCGAAGACGACGGCGTTCTCGAGCAGGTTGCCCTTGCGGGTCGCATAGAGCAACACCCCGATGATCAGCCCTAGGAGCCCTCCGACCAGCAACGTGACCGAGACCATGTACAGCGTCTCGCGGACCGATTCGAGCAAGATCGGGGTGAGGGTGGACCAGTCCCGGTTCATCTCGGCCCTCCGTGCCGCCTGATGGCGTCGATGGCCGGACCATACGGGTCGGCGGGTCCGCGCGGCGGATCGTCACCAGCCGATCCCGGCGGTGCGTCCCCAGTTACCGCCGACGGGTCGTCACGCGGATCAGCGGCGGTACCGAGGTCGTGCACGTCAGTGGTGCCGCGCAGGTCGGCGATGAGCGCGTCGATAGCCGCGCCGTCACCGCCGAGTTCGACCGTCAGGCTGCCGAAGGGACGCTCGTCGATCTCGGTGATGCCCCCGAACACAATGGTTCCGTCCACACCGTGTGCGCGCAGCACCGCCGTGAGATCGTTCGCCTTGCCGCCGCCTTCGCGGATGCCGACGGTGATCATCCTGCCCGGGTGCCGGTGCCGGAGCCGTTCCAGAGCCTCGGGGCTGGGCCGGTCCTTCAGCGTCGTCGCGACAAAGCGGCGGGTAGCACGCTCCCGAGGCGAGGCGAACACGTCGTAGACGCGCCCGTGTTCGACGACCCTGCCCTGCTCCATGACAGCTACCCGCTGGCCGATGGAACGCACGACGTCCATCTCGTGGGTGATCACGACGATGGTGATGCCGAGTTCCCGGTTGACCCGCTTCAGCAGCGTGAGCACGTCCTGAGTGGTATCCGGATCGAGCGCGCTCGTCGCTTCATCGGCCAGGAGAATCTTCGGCGAGGTCGCCAGCGCCCGGGCGATCCCGACTCGCTGTTTCTGGCCCCCGGACAACTGACCTGGGTAGGACCGCGCCTTGTCCGCGATCCCGACGAACTCGAGGAGTTCGGCCACCCGTTCCTGGCGTTTCTGCTTCGGCCATTTGGCGACCTTGAGCGGGTAGGCGACGTTACCGGCCACGGTCCGCGAGTTCATCAGGTTGAACTGCTGGAAGATCATTCCGATGCCGGCTCGCAACTGCCGCAGCTGCGCCTCTCCCATGGCGGTGACATCCTGACCGTCGACGAGCAACTGGCCCGAGCTCACCCGCTCCAGCGCGTTCACCAACCGGACCAGTGTGCTCTTGCCGGCGCCCGAGTAGCCGATCACGCCGAAGATCTCGCCCCGCCCGATGTCGAGCGTGACCGAATCGACGGCCCGGACAGCGTCCGGGCCGTCGCCGAAGACCTTCGTGACCTCGCGAAAGCTGATCATGGAGTGGTGAGGTTCGTTTCGATCTCGTCGAGGATCTCCTGCAACTCGGTCGCCGGGTTGTCGACGAACACGGCGGTGCCGCCGGAAGCGTGCGAGGCCGCTTCCTGCACCTCGTCAGTGTGATACAGCTCGATCAGCCGCTGGAACGTCTCGTTGTCCTGATCACCCGCCCGGGACGCCCAGATGTTGATGTAAGGGCGCGCACCGGGGCTGTCGGCCTCGTCCTGATAGAGCGCGTCCGAGGGGTCCAGACCAGCGTCGGTGACGAAGTCGTTGTTGATGATCGACGCATCGACACTGTTCAGCGCCACGGCCGTCTGCTCCGCACCAACCGGCGTCACCGACACCCTGGACTCGTCCTCGACAATGTCCGACGGCAACGACGTAGAGTCGCCGCCACCTTCCAGAGTGATCAGCCCGGCGTCCTGGAGCACCAGCAACGCTCGTGCCTGGTTGGTCTCGTCGTTCGGGATGGCGACTTCGCCACCCTCGGGAATCTCGTCGAGCGACGAATGCTCGGTCGAGTACAGGCCGAGCGGATAGATCGCCGTGGCCCCGACGGGGGTGAGCTCCTCACCGTTACCGACGTTGTACGCGGCGAGGTACTGCAGGTGCTGGAACTGATTCAGGTCCAGCTGTCCCTGCGACAGAGCGGGGTTCGGCTGCGTGTAGTCGGTGAAGTTGATCAGCTCGACCTCGATGCCTTCTTCGGTCGCGAGATCGGTGAACACCTTCCAGTGGTCGTCAGCGGCACCGACGACGCCGATCTTGATCGGCTCCCCGTCCTGACCAGAGGCGGCCTGGTTGTTGTCATCACCGCCGCACGCGGCAAGTAGCAGCGCGCCACCGGTGATCGCGGCGACCAGCGTCGCATTTCGACGAATCATGAGGGTTGTCCTTCCGCAGAGATGGTCCACGCCACGGGTTGCCCTGGCGCAGTGGAGGTGACTGGGTGCGGGGATGACCGCGCCGGCCAGCAGCCCAGCTGCCGGTCGCAGGGACCGGCGGTGAGGCGCTACCGGGAGGTCGCGTCCAGACGATGCCGTCTCCGGCTCTGAGCCCGCTTATCGCCCGATAGCACCGACTGAATCGGCTTGTCCGGTGACGACGTCAGACGCGACAGCCGCGCATGCGCATCAGACACATGGCCATGCCACAGCCGTGTGCTGTCGGCCTGGCCTGGAACGTGTCGATGCAGTCGCGGGACATAGCCAACCATCATGAGCGCTAGACCGCCGGCCTTCAACTTCAACAAGGCGCAAGTCCATATATTGGACTCGATATGACCGAATTGTGAGACGCATCGCCAGCCAGTCACTCTCGGTGCCGTTTTAATTGACCGATCGTTCCAGATAAGCTACGGTTATCCTCATGGCCCGGACCAAAGAATTCGACCCCGACGCGGTCCTGCAGCGCGCACTCGAGCTGTTCTGGGAGAACGGCTACGAGGCGACCTCCATGACCGACCTGGTCGAGCATCTGGGCATCGGCCGGGCCAGCATCTACGCCACGTTCGGCAGCAAACACGATCTCTACCTGCAAGCGCTCAACCGGTACCTGGAGACCCGCGACCCCAGCCTGATCGAGCTGCTCTCGCAGCCCGGGCCCGCCTTGCCGGCCGTGCGGACGCTGGTGGAGACGTATATCGCGGAAGCCGCAGAGGACCGCCGCCGGCGGGGGTGCATGGTGGTCAATGCCGCCACCGAGATGGTTCCGGGCGACGAACAGGTCGCGAGATTCGTCGAAAGCTCCTGGAACACCCTCGAGGCTGCCCTGACGTCAGCCTTGACCCGGGCGCGCGCCCAGGGCGAGATCGCCGCCGACTCCGATCCGCGCGCGCTGGCGCGCTTCCTTCTGGTCTTCCTGCAGGGGGTCCGCGTCACCAGCAAGGGCGCGATGCCGCCGAACTGGCATCGAGACGCAGCCGATCAGGCTCTCGCGATCCTGCGCTGATCCACCGACACCTGCCGCAACAGGAGCCTAAGCGTGACCTCTTATTGGACCGTTCAGTCAAAAACTGCGTTGCCGTTTGCTGTGCTCGGCGCCACACAGGTTGGGCTGATAGCCGCCATCACCCTCATCGTGGTGCCGCTGCCAGCGATCCAGCGCGAGTTCGCCATATCACCGTCCGAGTTGGCACTGCTCAGCGCCGCATACGGGCTAGCATTCGGTGGGCTGCTGCTCGTTGGCGGGCGGCTCGCCGACCGGCTGGGCGCCAACCGGATGTTCATCAGCGGCATGTCGATCTTCGGCACCAGCTCTGTCATCGGCGGATTCTCCGCCGAGTACCTGATGGTGCTCGGCGCGAGGTTCACTCAAGGTATCGGTGCCGCGCTGGCCGCTCCCGCAGCGATCGGCCTCATGATGCGCCTCTATCCGGACCAGCACCGCCGCAACCGCGCACTTGCCGTGTGGGGAACGCTGTCCGTCACCGGCGCTGTCACCGGAACTGTCGCCTCCGGCCTGATCACCACCGTCGCATCGTGGCGGTGGACGTTCTTCGTGCCGGCTTTGATCGCCGTCGTCGCCGCAGCCGGTGCGCGGCACCTGCCCCGAATTCACCCACACGCCACCTCCAGGCTCGGCGTGGTCGACGGCACACTGGCCACCACCGGACTGCTGATGTTCAGCTACGGAGTGCTGGAATCCGCACCCGCGCTCGTGGCGGCCGGTGCTGTCACGCTGACCGGTTTCCTGATCCGCCAGGCCCGCAGCGCGGATCCGCTCTTGCCGATCGCGATGATCGCCGACCGAACGCGCGGCGTCGCGCTGCTCGTCATCTGGCTGACCGCCGCGGCAAGCACGACGTCG
This region includes:
- a CDS encoding MFS transporter — encoded protein: MTSYWTVQSKTALPFAVLGATQVGLIAAITLIVVPLPAIQREFAISPSELALLSAAYGLAFGGLLLVGGRLADRLGANRMFISGMSIFGTSSVIGGFSAEYLMVLGARFTQGIGAALAAPAAIGLMMRLYPDQHRRNRALAVWGTLSVTGAVTGTVASGLITTVASWRWTFFVPALIAVVAAAGARHLPRIHPHATSRLGVVDGTLATTGLLMFSYGVLESAPALVAAGAVTLTGFLIRQARSADPLLPIAMIADRTRGVALLVIWLTAAASTTSTFLLSLYLQQIQGRSATTTSAAFLPLLLVIAMGPISARLAGRFGARHITVLGSLLAAASMALLSRINVDSPYSGVILAALIIFPIGAGLAFAGATVAALGGVAQERRGVAGGLVNTAMEIGPTVGLALLLALASNRTHGLLRSGHDAVQATTSGYAAAMAATALAFVVIALAVRFTFERKKQP
- a CDS encoding TetR/AcrR family transcriptional regulator → MARTKEFDPDAVLQRALELFWENGYEATSMTDLVEHLGIGRASIYATFGSKHDLYLQALNRYLETRDPSLIELLSQPGPALPAVRTLVETYIAEAAEDRRRRGCMVVNAATEMVPGDEQVARFVESSWNTLEAALTSALTRARAQGEIAADSDPRALARFLLVFLQGVRVTSKGAMPPNWHRDAADQALAILR
- a CDS encoding LLM class flavin-dependent oxidoreductase is translated as MPADGTASTPHIGITLSIIAEVGDDASTLDNVPAAAREVEQAGLDSVWVPDVITGDSRPALEPMTVLAAAAGATNRIELGTCILALPLRQLAWTATQVQTLQYISGNRLVLGTGIGGFTGEPFWRAVRAPTKRRGPWLDDALDTLPRLVAGEKVDPDGAGVPIALQPATPMPPLRIAGNADAVLARAVRHGGWFGGGAGSGGPETLRPGLDRLREIAAEVGMPMPRVTVAPEVTLGVAGAAGKARDERAAGLVAEGFITAEEAARIPIAQSVGQVVDALGAYLDVGVDELVTGPAGEGADWLRGLEMIAEGKRQLT
- a CDS encoding NAD(P)/FAD-dependent oxidoreductase, which produces MTRDRVPHILILGGGYVGMYTALGLQKKLRRGQARITVVDPRSYMTYQPFLPEASAGALEPRHVVVPLRRVLRKCDVITGRITSIAHGDKAVTIEPEAGEPYQLEYDILVVALGSIPRTLPIPGLADNGIGFKQVEEAIALRNHVLDRLDIAASTTDEDVRRRALTFVFVGGGFAGAEALGELENMAQYARRYYPQIGAKDMRWVLVDAADRILPEVGDEMGVYTVEELSKRGIEIRLKTFLESCVDGHVVLSKGKPFDADTIVWTAGVKANPVLADSDLPIDDRGRVSCAATMRVAGLDDAWAAGDNAAVPDLTDDDPDALCAPNAQHAVRQAKLLAKNIAATLNGGQPKEYRHKYVGSVASLGLYKGVAHVYGVKVKGFPAWFMHRTYHMSKMPTFNRKARVLVDWTMALLFRREVVTLGRMRMPREEFRRAATPKRSQRDGSN
- a CDS encoding methionine ABC transporter ATP-binding protein; this encodes MISFREVTKVFGDGPDAVRAVDSVTLDIGRGEIFGVIGYSGAGKSTLVRLVNALERVSSGQLLVDGQDVTAMGEAQLRQLRAGIGMIFQQFNLMNSRTVAGNVAYPLKVAKWPKQKRQERVAELLEFVGIADKARSYPGQLSGGQKQRVGIARALATSPKILLADEATSALDPDTTQDVLTLLKRVNRELGITIVVITHEMDVVRSIGQRVAVMEQGRVVEHGRVYDVFASPRERATRRFVATTLKDRPSPEALERLRHRHPGRMITVGIREGGGKANDLTAVLRAHGVDGTIVFGGITEIDERPFGSLTVELGGDGAAIDALIADLRGTTDVHDLGTAADPRDDPSAVTGDAPPGSAGDDPPRGPADPYGPAIDAIRRHGGPR
- a CDS encoding MetQ/NlpA family ABC transporter substrate-binding protein, with the translated sequence MIRRNATLVAAITGGALLLAACGGDDNNQAASGQDGEPIKIGVVGAADDHWKVFTDLATEEGIEVELINFTDYTQPNPALSQGQLDLNQFQHLQYLAAYNVGNGEELTPVGATAIYPLGLYSTEHSSLDEIPEGGEVAIPNDETNQARALLVLQDAGLITLEGGGDSTSLPSDIVEDESRVSVTPVGAEQTAVALNSVDASIINNDFVTDAGLDPSDALYQDEADSPGARPYINIWASRAGDQDNETFQRLIELYHTDEVQEAASHASGGTAVFVDNPATELQEILDEIETNLTTP
- a CDS encoding methionine ABC transporter permease, with the protein product MNRDWSTLTPILLESVRETLYMVSVTLLVGGLLGLIIGVLLYATRKGNLLENAVVFAVLNVAVNIVRPIPFIIFITAVGPLTLATIGTTIGNDAVIFAMSIMATFVTARIVEQNLVATDPGVIEAARAMGASRMRIIMTVLIPEALAPLILGYTFLLIGIIDMSALAGYVGGGGLGDFAIVYGYQRFNWEVTFVTVVVIILLVQLAQMLGNWLARKALHR